A genomic window from Oceanobacillus timonensis includes:
- a CDS encoding Gfo/Idh/MocA family protein: MNVKIGLIGAGWMGKTHTNSFVNALMIFGPEYGKPIFEVVSDVNEEAAQVACDQLGFSRYTTDWKDIVTDENVDIVDIATPNAFHYDIAKAALENGKHTYCEKPLTLTADQSLELAELANKKGVVNYVGYNNVMNPASAYIKDLVESGKLGKIVKFTGTYDQDSLLDESLPISWRHINKFSGSGAIGDLGSHLLSVSQIILGNIESVNALSKTVIKERPTKAGSDKLQKVENDDVISLLAIYENGAIGTISSSRIASGRKNHLAYEIQGTKGSVHYTLERMNEVNVYFTSDNEADRGFRTIFLGPTHKGYSAFYPAAGISMGFNDMKILETHELLSAVTKNTEYTCDFAFGATIDKTVSAILKSAKQQNWVQL, from the coding sequence ATGAATGTGAAAATTGGACTTATAGGTGCTGGATGGATGGGAAAAACTCATACTAACTCATTTGTAAACGCTTTAATGATTTTCGGACCTGAATATGGTAAACCAATATTCGAAGTCGTATCTGATGTAAATGAGGAAGCAGCTCAGGTAGCTTGCGATCAGCTCGGTTTTTCAAGATATACTACAGATTGGAAAGATATTGTTACAGATGAAAACGTTGACATAGTCGATATCGCAACTCCAAACGCTTTTCACTATGATATTGCTAAAGCTGCTTTAGAAAATGGAAAACATACTTATTGTGAAAAGCCTTTAACGTTAACTGCCGATCAATCTCTTGAGTTAGCTGAACTTGCAAATAAAAAAGGTGTAGTTAATTACGTTGGCTATAATAATGTAATGAATCCTGCGAGTGCTTATATAAAAGACCTTGTCGAATCAGGAAAACTTGGCAAGATTGTTAAATTTACCGGAACTTATGATCAAGATTCTTTACTAGATGAATCTCTTCCAATTTCATGGAGACATATTAATAAATTTTCCGGTTCAGGTGCAATCGGGGATTTAGGCTCACATTTACTTAGTGTTTCACAAATTATATTAGGTAACATCGAAAGTGTAAATGCTTTATCAAAAACAGTTATTAAAGAACGCCCAACTAAAGCAGGTTCTGATAAATTACAAAAAGTAGAAAACGATGATGTTATTTCACTTCTAGCAATCTATGAGAATGGTGCTATTGGAACGATTTCTTCAAGTAGAATCGCTTCTGGTCGCAAGAATCATTTAGCTTATGAAATACAGGGCACAAAAGGATCTGTGCACTATACACTAGAAAGAATGAATGAAGTAAACGTCTATTTCACTTCAGATAATGAAGCAGATCGGGGATTCCGTACTATATTTTTAGGTCCTACACATAAAGGATATAGCGCTTTTTATCCTGCTGCAGGAATTTCCATGGGGTTCAACGATATGAAAATATTGGAGACACATGAATTATTATCTGCAGTTACAAAAAACACTGAATATACATGTGATTTTGCATTTGGAGCAACTATTGATAAAACAGTAAGCGCTATTCTAAAATCTGCAAAGCAGCAAAATTGGGTTCAACTATAA
- a CDS encoding DeoR/GlpR family DNA-binding transcription regulator: MMKAQRVNAILEYVKEKESVSLDELVERFNVSKNTIRRDIQELVDNDKMVKVYGGVSISQPLTVPYQDRKVKQFHEKQKLAKLAAEYIEDGDIIFIDSGTTTVELLDFIKYKNVTIVTNNLDFTLDASAYPNLNIYSTGGVFERSTRSYVGTESAEVIQKYNFNKAFMASTGISLDKGITNSSPLETQVKAKVIRKSEQVFILVDHTKFDKYALTTYCDFDDIDYLITDQEPPQAYITHSKQNQYEVVFPK; encoded by the coding sequence ATGATGAAAGCACAACGAGTAAATGCGATATTGGAATACGTAAAAGAAAAAGAATCTGTATCGCTTGATGAACTAGTTGAGCGATTTAATGTATCCAAAAATACAATTCGCCGCGATATTCAAGAACTAGTTGATAATGATAAAATGGTAAAGGTCTACGGCGGAGTATCTATTTCTCAGCCTTTAACCGTTCCTTATCAAGATAGGAAAGTCAAGCAATTCCATGAAAAACAGAAGCTTGCAAAATTAGCAGCGGAATATATTGAGGATGGAGATATTATTTTTATTGATTCAGGAACCACTACAGTAGAGCTGCTAGACTTTATCAAGTATAAAAATGTTACCATCGTCACCAATAATCTGGATTTTACGTTAGATGCCAGTGCTTATCCGAATTTAAATATTTATTCAACTGGTGGTGTTTTCGAACGTTCTACCAGATCTTATGTCGGCACAGAGAGCGCAGAAGTTATTCAAAAATATAACTTTAATAAAGCTTTTATGGCTTCAACAGGTATCTCACTGGATAAAGGGATAACCAATTCCTCTCCATTGGAAACACAAGTAAAAGCAAAAGTGATTAGAAAAAGTGAACAAGTGTTTATTCTCGTCGATCATACAAAATTCGATAAGTATGCATTGACAACCTACTGTGATTTTGATGACATTGATTATTTGATAACGGATCAAGAACCTCCGCAAGCGTATATCACACATAGTAAACAGAACCAATATGAAGTGGTTTTTCCAAAGTAA
- a CDS encoding Gfo/Idh/MocA family protein: protein MNTVKWGVLSGAEIAVKQVIPAILKAPNAEVAAVASESGKEAKVKEQFHVPKAYSSYMDLLNDSEIDAVYIPLPNGLHAKWVQEAAKHKKHVLCEKPASLTYQEAVEMIQVCQENNVIFMESFMYQFHPQHNRVKELIQSGEIGEVKHMNTGLSFVLHSLEGNIRADRSLGGGSLYDLGCYQIHAIRMILGEEPVRVFGMEQLYDSYDVDQAAAVTMEMESGLLTSFNCSMNMAGRQTYEVVGTNGKVTVSKAYVPHEDGIGKIIIDREDGHHREEILEGYFYDIGIEHLSACILEGKEPVNTAENTIRNMRVLEACLTSMQEKQPVDITK, encoded by the coding sequence ATGAATACGGTTAAATGGGGAGTCCTGAGTGGTGCTGAAATAGCAGTAAAGCAAGTAATACCTGCTATTTTAAAAGCGCCCAACGCTGAGGTAGCTGCTGTTGCCAGCGAAAGTGGAAAAGAAGCGAAAGTAAAGGAACAGTTTCATGTTCCCAAAGCTTATTCATCTTATATGGATCTGTTAAATGATTCCGAAATTGATGCTGTGTATATTCCTTTGCCAAATGGATTACATGCGAAATGGGTACAAGAGGCTGCCAAGCATAAAAAACATGTACTCTGTGAAAAGCCAGCGTCCCTGACCTATCAAGAAGCGGTTGAAATGATACAAGTTTGCCAAGAAAATAATGTTATCTTTATGGAATCCTTTATGTATCAATTTCATCCGCAGCACAATAGAGTAAAAGAATTAATTCAATCTGGAGAGATTGGTGAAGTAAAACATATGAATACGGGTCTTTCCTTTGTTTTACATAGCTTGGAGGGAAATATTCGTGCCGATCGCAGTTTGGGCGGCGGCAGTTTATATGATCTAGGCTGCTATCAAATCCATGCGATTCGTATGATTCTCGGGGAGGAACCTGTTCGTGTTTTTGGTATGGAACAGTTATATGATTCGTATGATGTGGACCAGGCTGCTGCTGTCACAATGGAGATGGAAAGCGGGTTGCTTACTTCTTTTAATTGCAGTATGAATATGGCTGGACGTCAAACCTATGAAGTAGTCGGAACCAATGGGAAAGTAACGGTTTCAAAGGCGTATGTGCCGCATGAGGATGGAATTGGTAAAATAATCATTGATCGGGAAGACGGGCATCACAGAGAAGAAATACTGGAAGGTTATTTTTATGACATTGGGATAGAGCATCTATCCGCTTGTATCCTCGAAGGCAAAGAACCTGTCAATACGGCGGAAAATACAATACGAAACATGCGTGTACTGGAAGCTTGCCTTACTTCGATGCAGGAAAAGCAGCCAGTTGATATAACAAAATAA
- a CDS encoding sugar phosphate isomerase/epimerase family protein, translating into MNIKLGSAPDSWGVWFTENEKQIPWERCLDEMSEAGYSGLELGPWGYLPNEYNKLKQELDRRNLKLVATTLVGDLTSKSRTDDLIQQLDNMSELQLKFPTAKYVVLIDDCYTDLFTGELVRLPKLNDKEWKQFVNNVDKIKDYAKKKYDLEVVFHPHAQSHIETEEQIEKLLQDSDVNLCLDTGHHAYMDGDSVEFMRKYHERIPYLHIKNCDLEVREKMQKENWSFAKAVSKDIMCEPEKGVVDFEAFIDVLKDIDFEGWAVVEQDMYPAPFNKPYPIAKRTFHYVDDLIKKKALTK; encoded by the coding sequence ATGAATATTAAATTAGGTTCTGCACCAGATTCATGGGGCGTATGGTTTACAGAAAATGAAAAACAAATACCGTGGGAACGTTGTTTAGATGAGATGTCTGAGGCTGGGTACAGCGGTCTGGAGCTCGGTCCTTGGGGTTATCTTCCAAATGAATATAATAAACTAAAACAGGAATTAGACAGGCGGAACCTAAAATTAGTAGCAACAACATTGGTTGGGGATTTAACATCTAAATCAAGAACAGATGATTTAATCCAGCAATTGGATAATATGAGCGAGTTGCAATTAAAATTTCCAACAGCAAAGTATGTTGTTTTAATTGATGATTGTTATACGGATTTATTTACGGGAGAGTTGGTCCGTTTACCTAAATTAAATGATAAAGAATGGAAACAATTCGTTAATAATGTAGATAAAATCAAAGACTATGCAAAGAAGAAATATGATTTAGAAGTTGTCTTTCATCCGCATGCACAAAGTCATATTGAAACTGAGGAACAGATTGAAAAGTTACTTCAAGATAGTGATGTGAACCTTTGTCTGGACACAGGGCATCATGCCTATATGGACGGTGATTCTGTTGAATTTATGCGAAAATACCACGAACGTATTCCATACCTTCATATTAAGAACTGTGATTTAGAAGTAAGAGAAAAGATGCAGAAGGAAAACTGGTCTTTTGCGAAAGCAGTCAGTAAAGATATTATGTGTGAACCGGAAAAAGGGGTTGTTGACTTTGAAGCATTTATCGATGTTTTAAAGGATATTGATTTTGAGGGATGGGCAGTTGTCGAGCAGGACATGTACCCTGCTCCATTTAATAAACCTTATCCTATTGCGAAAAGAACTTTTCACTATGTAGATGATTTGATAAAAAAGAAAGCGCTGACTAAATAA
- a CDS encoding sugar porter family MFS transporter, whose translation MSQPKNNRYILSVVPIIALAGLLFGYDTAVISGAEQSIQRYMIEPLGLGSFTHGFTVSSSLIGCIIGGFISGFLANKIGRKKTLILAAILFSISAFTSAYPEILFFTRDESSPGLLLMFNLYRIIGGIGVGIGSAIAPVYISELTPKQSRGKYVSLYTLSIGIGALIIYIVNMNITSGQSLTWIDDIGWRYMLLSELVPALLFFFLLLFVPETPRYLALKQDYDKAAMVLAKVNGSNEKAKAILVDIKESFRLEGTKKTNIFTYGKLVLFVGIMVAIFQQLIGINVILYYAPRIFEELGAGQSASMFQTVIVGIVNVVFQALAILLIDSIGRKPMLIGGSILCAFNLFMVAILAYFEIFGISTLIFVLLFAASFQLTWGVATWVVVSEIFPNRIRGQAVSIATALHWVANLTVSSTFPAIQDILGGMAFSIYAVLSLLAAVFIWKFVPETKGKTLEELENIWIDNKSSKKKVIM comes from the coding sequence ATGAGCCAACCAAAGAATAATCGATATATTCTATCAGTTGTACCGATTATAGCCTTAGCAGGGTTGTTATTTGGATATGATACAGCTGTTATTTCTGGGGCAGAGCAGTCTATTCAACGGTATATGATTGAACCACTTGGTTTAGGATCCTTTACACATGGTTTTACAGTATCAAGCTCTTTAATAGGTTGTATTATTGGCGGATTTATATCTGGATTCTTGGCAAATAAGATTGGCAGAAAAAAAACGTTAATCTTGGCCGCTATCCTCTTTTCTATATCTGCCTTTACTAGTGCCTATCCAGAAATTCTGTTCTTTACAAGAGATGAATCGTCACCTGGGCTATTATTAATGTTTAACCTCTACCGTATTATTGGTGGTATCGGAGTTGGTATTGGATCAGCAATTGCTCCTGTATATATCAGCGAATTAACACCAAAGCAAAGTCGTGGTAAATATGTTTCCTTGTACACATTATCTATAGGTATTGGAGCCCTTATTATTTATATCGTAAATATGAATATCACTTCTGGTCAATCACTTACTTGGATTGATGATATTGGTTGGAGATATATGCTTTTATCCGAATTAGTTCCTGCCTTGCTATTTTTCTTTTTATTGTTATTCGTACCAGAAACACCAAGATATTTAGCATTAAAACAGGATTATGATAAAGCAGCTATGGTACTTGCCAAAGTGAACGGATCAAATGAAAAAGCAAAAGCTATATTAGTAGATATTAAGGAATCATTTCGATTAGAAGGAACTAAAAAGACCAATATCTTTACTTACGGCAAGTTAGTACTATTTGTCGGCATTATGGTTGCAATCTTCCAGCAATTAATTGGAATCAATGTTATTCTTTACTATGCTCCTCGTATCTTTGAAGAGTTAGGAGCTGGACAGTCTGCTTCCATGTTTCAAACGGTAATTGTTGGTATTGTTAATGTGGTTTTCCAAGCGCTGGCTATTTTACTAATCGACAGTATTGGTAGAAAACCAATGCTAATAGGCGGATCTATCCTTTGTGCCTTTAACTTATTTATGGTTGCAATTTTAGCATACTTTGAAATTTTTGGTATTTCCACCTTAATTTTTGTACTTTTATTTGCTGCCAGCTTTCAGTTAACATGGGGTGTTGCCACATGGGTAGTAGTGTCAGAAATCTTTCCAAACCGTATTCGTGGACAGGCTGTATCAATAGCAACAGCATTACACTGGGTTGCAAACTTGACTGTTTCTTCCACCTTTCCCGCAATTCAAGATATTTTAGGTGGTATGGCATTTTCTATCTATGCAGTATTAAGCTTGCTTGCTGCAGTATTCATTTGGAAATTTGTACCAGAAACAAAAGGAAAAACGTTAGAAGAGTTAGAAAATATTTGGATTGATAATAAAAGTTCAAAGAAAAAAGTAATAATGTAA
- a CDS encoding PTS sugar transporter subunit IIB → MEKVIVVCEAGITTSLLVKKLNDLAQEKEQDIDIQSKSLEEGLDYIKEHDIDVVLLGPQIHRSAEKYEASTNAKVAKISVKDYNAMNVYSIFEQISEA, encoded by the coding sequence ATGGAAAAAGTGATTGTAGTATGTGAAGCAGGAATAACAACAAGTTTATTAGTAAAAAAATTAAATGATCTAGCCCAAGAAAAAGAACAAGATATCGATATTCAATCGAAAAGTCTGGAAGAAGGATTGGATTACATTAAAGAACATGATATAGATGTTGTATTATTGGGACCACAAATTCACCGCAGTGCTGAGAAATATGAAGCATCAACGAATGCAAAAGTCGCTAAAATTTCGGTAAAAGATTATAACGCCATGAATGTTTACAGTATTTTTGAACAAATAAGCGAGGCGTAA
- a CDS encoding fructose-1,6-bisphosphatase, whose translation MDTKYLDLLAEKFDSEEKVVTELINLESILDLPKGTEHFVSDLHGEYQAFQHVLRNGSGKVREKINDIFKDTLSEEDINDFAALVYYPEEKLKLIRHQFNSKQDLDDWYAEKIQHMIHLIAYASSKYTRSKLRKALPEHFVFIIEELLYKTDEYTNKRPYYDKIIEKIISLGQAEKLIIGLSYTTQRLVVDHLHVVGDIYDRGPEPDKIMDTLINHHSVDIQWGNHDVLWIGAYAGSKVCLANIIRICARYDNLDIIEDAYGINLRPLLTLAEKYYDDNSAFRPKKNPDQENSDQEKMQITKIHQAIAMIQFKLESPIIKRRPFFNMEERLVLEKTDYEKQEITVYGKTYTLENTCFSTIDPADPAKLLPEEEEVIDKLLLSVQQSEKLKRHMNFLMKKGNLYLKYNGNLLIHGCMPVDKNGDMEPMWIEDRAYKGRELLDKFESYLRDAFADKETTDDLATDMVWYLWTGEYSSLFGKRAMTTFERYFISDKTSHKEEKNPYYYLRENVDMCHKVLEEFDLDPEQGHIINGHTPVKEIDGENPIKANGKMIVIDGGFSKAYQSTTGIAGYTLLYNSFGMQLVAHQHFNSKEDVVLNGADVLSVRRVVDKELERKKVRETNIGAKLQDEIDMLNQLMNYRYIN comes from the coding sequence GTGGACACAAAATACCTTGATTTATTAGCGGAAAAATTTGATAGTGAAGAAAAAGTAGTAACAGAACTTATCAATTTAGAATCAATTCTGGATCTGCCTAAAGGAACAGAGCATTTTGTAAGTGATTTGCATGGGGAGTACCAAGCTTTCCAGCATGTTTTACGAAATGGCTCCGGGAAGGTAAGAGAGAAGATAAATGATATTTTTAAAGATACATTGTCAGAGGAAGATATTAATGATTTCGCGGCACTTGTCTATTATCCGGAAGAAAAGCTGAAACTGATTAGACATCAATTCAATTCAAAGCAGGACTTAGATGATTGGTATGCAGAGAAAATTCAGCATATGATTCATCTGATAGCCTATGCTTCCTCTAAATATACGCGTTCTAAGCTTCGTAAGGCGTTGCCGGAGCATTTTGTGTTTATTATTGAAGAGCTGTTGTATAAAACAGATGAATATACGAATAAGCGGCCTTATTATGATAAAATTATTGAAAAGATTATCTCGCTTGGTCAGGCTGAAAAACTGATTATCGGTTTGTCGTATACTACCCAGCGTCTGGTAGTCGACCACTTGCATGTGGTTGGGGATATCTACGACCGTGGGCCAGAGCCGGATAAAATTATGGATACCTTGATTAATCATCATTCCGTTGATATACAATGGGGGAACCATGATGTGCTGTGGATTGGCGCGTACGCCGGCTCCAAAGTGTGTCTGGCGAACATTATCCGAATTTGTGCGCGTTACGATAATTTGGATATCATAGAAGATGCGTATGGTATTAATCTGCGCCCGTTACTTACTTTAGCAGAGAAATATTATGATGATAATTCTGCTTTCCGTCCGAAGAAGAATCCGGATCAGGAAAACTCTGATCAGGAAAAAATGCAGATTACTAAGATTCATCAGGCAATCGCCATGATTCAATTCAAATTGGAAAGTCCAATTATTAAACGCCGGCCTTTCTTCAATATGGAAGAAAGACTAGTATTGGAGAAAACCGATTACGAGAAACAGGAAATTACGGTTTATGGAAAAACATACACGTTGGAAAATACTTGTTTTTCTACTATTGACCCTGCTGATCCGGCCAAGCTGTTGCCAGAAGAGGAAGAAGTTATCGACAAGTTGTTGCTCTCTGTACAACAATCAGAGAAGTTGAAAAGACATATGAATTTCTTAATGAAAAAAGGAAATCTGTATCTCAAATATAATGGTAATCTGTTGATTCATGGCTGTATGCCAGTCGATAAAAACGGCGATATGGAACCGATGTGGATTGAAGATCGAGCGTACAAAGGAAGAGAACTGCTGGATAAATTTGAATCCTATTTGCGTGATGCTTTTGCAGATAAAGAGACAACGGATGATTTGGCAACAGATATGGTTTGGTATTTATGGACAGGAGAATATTCCTCTCTCTTTGGAAAACGGGCGATGACGACGTTTGAACGTTACTTTATTTCTGACAAGACGTCCCATAAAGAGGAAAAAAACCCATATTATTATTTACGTGAAAATGTAGATATGTGCCATAAAGTGCTGGAAGAATTTGATTTGGATCCCGAACAGGGGCACATTATTAACGGTCATACGCCGGTAAAAGAAATTGACGGGGAGAATCCGATCAAAGCGAATGGGAAAATGATTGTTATTGACGGCGGATTTTCAAAAGCATATCAATCTACTACCGGAATTGCCGGTTATACCTTATTATATAATTCATTTGGTATGCAGCTCGTTGCCCACCAGCATTTTAATTCTAAAGAGGATGTTGTTTTAAATGGAGCAGATGTCTTATCTGTTCGGCGGGTTGTGGACAAAGAACTGGAACGGAAAAAGGTTAGAGAAACCAATATTGGAGCTAAACTGCAAGATGAAATTGATATGCTGAATCAGCTGATGAACTATCGTTATATTAATTGA
- the iolG gene encoding inositol 2-dehydrogenase, with product MDKLTVAVIGAGRIGQLHIGNMLKSDLYQLKAISDVYIDHLKGSQLEDSGVLITKNTDDIFQDPEIDAVFICSSTDTHADYIVQAARAKKHVFCEKPISFNEEETRSALEAVKKNNVNLQIGFNRRFDKHFSKVHHAVMEGNIGTPQIIKITSRDPQAPAIEYVKRSGGMFMDMTIHDFDMARYLSNSEVVDVTVKADNLIDPEIGKCDDVDTAIILLTFENGAIGVIDNSRQAVYGYDQRIEVFGNKGLVSADNEEITNVRIANEVGTSIDPLKNFFLDRYHEAYEKEIESFAASILQNKSLVCSGDDGQKAELLAKAAEMSHLEQRTVKLAELEEQATV from the coding sequence ATGGATAAATTAACCGTTGCTGTTATTGGAGCCGGCCGTATTGGTCAGCTGCATATTGGGAATATGTTGAAATCGGATCTTTATCAATTAAAGGCGATATCTGATGTTTATATCGACCACTTAAAAGGAAGTCAACTAGAAGATAGCGGGGTACTAATTACTAAAAATACAGATGATATTTTCCAAGACCCAGAAATTGATGCCGTTTTCATTTGTTCAAGTACAGATACACATGCTGATTATATTGTTCAGGCGGCCAGAGCTAAAAAGCATGTTTTCTGTGAAAAGCCGATTAGTTTTAATGAAGAAGAGACAAGAAGCGCGTTAGAGGCTGTTAAGAAAAATAATGTGAATTTACAAATTGGTTTTAATCGTCGCTTTGATAAGCATTTCTCAAAAGTACACCATGCTGTAATGGAAGGAAACATCGGTACTCCACAAATTATAAAAATCACATCCAGAGATCCGCAAGCTCCGGCGATTGAATATGTTAAACGCTCAGGAGGGATGTTTATGGACATGACGATTCATGACTTCGATATGGCTAGGTATTTAAGTAATAGCGAAGTTGTTGACGTAACTGTAAAAGCAGATAACTTAATTGATCCTGAAATTGGAAAATGTGATGATGTCGATACAGCGATTATTCTTTTAACCTTTGAAAATGGAGCTATCGGGGTTATTGATAATAGCAGGCAAGCTGTTTATGGCTATGACCAGCGAATTGAAGTTTTTGGAAATAAGGGACTGGTATCTGCGGATAATGAAGAGATCACAAATGTACGTATCGCTAATGAAGTGGGAACGTCAATCGATCCATTAAAGAATTTCTTTCTTGATCGTTATCATGAAGCATATGAGAAAGAAATTGAATCCTTTGCAGCATCGATTCTTCAAAATAAATCACTTGTTTGCAGTGGAGATGATGGACAGAAAGCAGAACTACTGGCAAAAGCTGCTGAAATGTCGCATTTGGAACAACGAACCGTTAAACTTGCTGAATTAGAAGAACAGGCAACTGTATAA
- a CDS encoding AraC family transcriptional regulator: MNIKDEGVLKPSRQYFAMTNDFAKKALYYVINSGKYYSTKKYQVKREELASFLFIYIKEGQFYLQYKGRSFIVPENSFIFLDCQYPHMYKANTNNTRFDWFHFSGNSSKEYFDLLYSKNGCVYELYDDHILISYMERIIKMMEQDNMEEHLASIYIQQILYELNQYSNLSNQLMENKIKQAIAFIEDVFQKDIKLDDIANHVYLSPYYFSRMFKKLMDSSPIQYLINYRVNHAKKLLHHTNLSIEEIAVECGFNSTSHFITTFKKNVNISPKQFRAIFF; the protein is encoded by the coding sequence ATGAATATAAAAGATGAAGGTGTTTTAAAGCCATCTAGACAATATTTTGCTATGACAAATGATTTTGCCAAAAAAGCTCTATATTATGTGATTAATTCAGGTAAATATTATTCTACAAAAAAATATCAAGTTAAACGGGAAGAATTAGCAAGCTTTTTATTTATTTATATTAAAGAAGGTCAATTTTACCTTCAATATAAAGGTCGTTCGTTTATTGTTCCTGAAAATTCTTTTATTTTTTTAGACTGTCAATATCCTCACATGTATAAAGCCAATACTAACAATACAAGATTTGATTGGTTTCATTTTTCTGGAAACTCAAGTAAGGAATACTTTGATTTGTTATATTCTAAAAATGGATGCGTCTATGAATTGTATGACGATCACATTTTGATAAGTTATATGGAGAGAATTATTAAAATGATGGAACAAGATAATATGGAGGAACATCTCGCTTCGATTTATATTCAGCAAATTTTATATGAACTGAATCAATATTCTAATCTATCTAATCAGCTGATGGAAAATAAAATAAAACAAGCAATTGCCTTTATAGAAGATGTATTTCAAAAAGATATTAAGCTGGATGATATTGCGAATCATGTATATTTAAGCCCATATTATTTTTCAAGAATGTTTAAAAAACTGATGGATAGCTCACCGATTCAATATTTGATTAATTATCGGGTGAATCATGCTAAAAAATTGTTACATCATACCAATCTATCAATTGAAGAAATTGCAGTTGAATGTGGGTTTAACAGTACTTCTCATTTTATAACTACCTTTAAGAAAAACGTGAATATTTCTCCCAAGCAATTTAGAGCTATCTTTTTTTAG
- a CDS encoding CynX/NimT family MFS transporter: MRLSKKAFTKRYYLFLLLLAILLIAATLRSPITSVGPLIPLFRGELEASNGMIGLVNTMPLLAFGLFSPFVPRISSKLGMEITLLIAMVVLSIGVFIRANSGIELLLFGTLLTGMAIAVGNILMPGLIKSTFPYRMGLMTGVYSVSMNAFGALASGISVPIASISGFDWRQAMQIWSFLSLAAVIVLLLRLPAARSADKKVFVNVKSQPSKAIFKSKIAWAVTFFMGLQSFIPYSLFTWLPDIFIAKGFDESEAGWLIAIYQVGLIPTTFIAPILAGRMKSQQLLGCSAGLLFFFGLLGVAFTSSHLIIVFLILTGVGAGTAFSMAMMFFVLRTNSAMESAQLSGMAQSVGYIVASTGPLFLGTIADKTGGWAVPFIILMAASLIIAFLGIIAGKDEKISFETEEVAAK, encoded by the coding sequence ATGCGTCTCTCCAAAAAAGCTTTTACAAAACGATACTATCTATTCTTATTACTCCTGGCTATTTTGCTGATTGCAGCAACATTACGTTCCCCAATCACGTCTGTCGGACCGCTTATCCCTCTGTTCCGCGGAGAATTAGAAGCTTCTAATGGCATGATTGGTTTAGTAAATACGATGCCCCTGCTTGCGTTCGGTTTGTTTTCGCCATTTGTACCCAGGATATCCAGCAAACTCGGGATGGAAATAACATTATTAATCGCGATGGTTGTGCTGTCTATCGGTGTATTTATTCGGGCGAATAGCGGAATAGAGCTCTTACTTTTTGGCACCTTGTTGACCGGAATGGCTATCGCTGTTGGAAATATACTAATGCCGGGGCTGATTAAGTCAACTTTCCCTTATCGAATGGGACTCATGACTGGAGTGTATTCCGTTTCGATGAATGCGTTCGGAGCGCTTGCTTCTGGTATTTCCGTACCAATTGCTTCCATATCCGGATTCGATTGGCGTCAGGCTATGCAAATATGGAGCTTTCTCTCCTTGGCAGCTGTTATTGTCTTATTACTGCGTTTGCCTGCCGCGCGTTCAGCGGATAAAAAAGTGTTTGTCAACGTAAAAAGCCAGCCGTCTAAAGCGATTTTCAAATCAAAAATTGCCTGGGCTGTCACCTTTTTCATGGGGCTGCAATCGTTCATACCATATAGTTTATTTACGTGGCTCCCGGATATCTTTATTGCAAAAGGGTTTGACGAAAGCGAAGCCGGATGGTTAATTGCTATTTATCAAGTTGGACTTATCCCAACAACATTTATCGCACCCATTCTTGCCGGGCGGATGAAGAGTCAGCAGCTGCTCGGCTGCAGCGCCGGATTGCTATTTTTCTTTGGCTTATTAGGCGTTGCTTTTACTTCATCCCATCTGATTATTGTCTTTCTGATATTAACCGGTGTCGGTGCCGGGACCGCGTTCAGCATGGCCATGATGTTCTTTGTTTTACGCACCAATTCTGCTATGGAATCGGCGCAATTGTCCGGCATGGCGCAATCTGTTGGGTATATCGTCGCTTCTACAGGCCCGCTGTTCCTAGGAACAATCGCTGATAAAACGGGAGGCTGGGCTGTGCCATTTATTATTTTAATGGCTGCATCCTTAATCATTGCCTTTCTTGGGATTATTGCAGGAAAAGATGAAAAAATTTCTTTTGAAACAGAAGAAGTAGCAGCCAAATAA